One Jeotgalicoccus saudimassiliensis DNA window includes the following coding sequences:
- a CDS encoding transglycosylase domain-containing protein, which translates to MESNFKRSKQQGKKSGQNKQPASKSSIIKKVFLYGALLALIVLVIGAVLFAYYASQAPAFSDEKLKDPVPAEIYDNNDELVTTLFQGQKREYVSIEDVPEQVSDAVLAIEDDRFYDHGAIDFFRLGGAVISNFTDGFASQGASTITQQVVKRAFLTEEQTLERKAQEAYLSYRLEQEYSKDDILEMYLNKIYYSDGIYGIRTASLYYFDKELRELNIAESAYLAGLSNLPNVYNLYVDAEAGKNRTNTVLYQMLNHGRITQEEYDEAVQIDITDNLVQRDEKERASTEQEDPEYASYINYIKRELQQHDEFRNRDVSEVLSSGIQIYTNMDSGIQSYLQNMTNNRNYYYNDKFKSDDFNIASTILDTTSGGLIAISGGRDYQEVVDQNLSLVQHNVGSTMKPFLAYGPAIEHMEWATNHRIQDEQSYNPKDSPNNTVYNYDNQGHGNVTMRDALRQSFNVPAVKAFEQVQEEAGRNAPEEFARNVGLDYSTKNEGEYTVSFNDVLGGGESRFSPLQMAQAYATLGNNGEFNEAQSIRYIVTSEGEKIEFENESTKAMEDSTAFMLTDMLKDTFANQGSADYIQMNGLNIAAKTGTTSLDTSILEKNNLPNNSAKDAWIVGYTPEYTMSVWTGFDNASAGYSEDKLFVGTDEHITPQWFFRDIMQYISTFNGQDFEQPDSVEQINGNEFAVAGGGFWNNGGSNNNSNNSENNSNNNSNSDSNAGSTGGAWSWEYNEDGEIETQGDVPEGELPEGAELAEPEGGGSESEDAGSESEDAGSDGDGGGNGGSDDPAPEDESGGDESTSSEPESPGSAADEDQSADEE; encoded by the coding sequence ATGGAATCAAATTTTAAAAGGAGTAAACAGCAGGGTAAGAAATCCGGGCAGAACAAGCAGCCGGCATCCAAATCATCGATTATTAAAAAAGTGTTTTTATATGGTGCACTGCTTGCGCTGATCGTTCTTGTTATCGGTGCTGTGCTGTTTGCGTATTACGCATCACAGGCACCGGCCTTCAGCGATGAAAAGCTGAAAGACCCTGTTCCCGCTGAAATTTACGACAATAACGACGAACTCGTGACCACCCTCTTCCAGGGGCAGAAACGCGAGTATGTAAGCATTGAAGACGTACCTGAACAGGTGTCGGACGCGGTGCTTGCAATTGAAGATGACCGCTTTTACGACCACGGTGCGATTGACTTCTTCCGCCTCGGCGGTGCAGTCATCAGCAACTTTACGGACGGTTTCGCCTCACAGGGTGCGAGTACGATTACCCAGCAGGTTGTAAAACGTGCATTCCTGACAGAAGAACAGACGCTCGAGCGTAAGGCGCAGGAAGCCTACCTCTCGTACCGTCTCGAGCAGGAGTATTCGAAAGATGACATTCTTGAAATGTATCTGAACAAAATTTACTACTCCGACGGTATTTACGGTATCAGAACAGCAAGTCTTTACTACTTTGATAAAGAACTCAGAGAGCTGAACATCGCAGAAAGCGCATATCTTGCAGGGCTGTCGAATCTGCCGAACGTCTACAACTTATATGTGGATGCCGAAGCGGGTAAAAACCGTACGAATACGGTACTTTATCAGATGCTGAACCACGGCAGAATTACACAGGAAGAATACGACGAAGCGGTTCAGATCGATATTACGGACAACCTCGTCCAGCGCGATGAAAAGGAACGTGCATCGACAGAACAGGAAGACCCGGAATACGCTTCATACATTAACTATATTAAACGCGAACTTCAGCAGCACGATGAATTCCGTAACAGAGATGTTTCGGAAGTATTATCAAGCGGCATTCAGATTTATACGAATATGGATTCAGGTATCCAGTCATATCTTCAAAACATGACGAACAACCGTAACTACTACTACAATGATAAATTCAAGAGCGATGACTTTAATATCGCTTCGACAATACTCGATACGACTTCAGGCGGACTGATTGCAATTTCAGGCGGCCGTGACTATCAGGAAGTTGTCGACCAGAACCTGTCACTCGTGCAGCATAACGTCGGTTCGACGATGAAGCCGTTTTTAGCTTACGGACCGGCCATCGAACACATGGAATGGGCAACGAATCACCGAATACAGGATGAGCAGTCATACAATCCGAAAGACAGCCCGAACAATACAGTGTACAACTACGATAACCAGGGCCACGGCAACGTGACGATGAGAGATGCACTCCGTCAGAGCTTTAACGTTCCTGCAGTCAAGGCATTTGAGCAGGTTCAGGAAGAAGCGGGACGCAATGCACCGGAAGAATTCGCACGTAATGTCGGCCTCGATTATTCGACTAAGAACGAAGGCGAATATACAGTGTCGTTTAACGATGTACTCGGCGGCGGCGAATCACGCTTCAGTCCGCTGCAGATGGCGCAGGCATACGCGACACTCGGCAACAACGGTGAATTCAATGAAGCGCAGTCTATCCGCTACATCGTTACTTCAGAAGGCGAAAAAATTGAATTCGAGAATGAATCGACGAAAGCAATGGAAGATTCTACAGCATTCATGCTGACAGATATGCTTAAAGACACATTCGCCAATCAGGGAAGCGCCGACTACATTCAGATGAACGGGCTGAACATTGCAGCGAAGACAGGAACAACATCACTTGATACGAGCATACTTGAAAAGAACAACCTGCCGAACAACAGTGCAAAAGACGCGTGGATCGTCGGCTATACACCAGAATATACGATGAGTGTATGGACAGGATTCGACAACGCATCTGCAGGCTACTCCGAAGATAAACTGTTCGTCGGCACAGACGAACACATTACACCGCAATGGTTCTTCAGAGATATTATGCAGTACATCAGCACATTCAACGGCCAGGACTTCGAACAGCCGGACAGCGTTGAACAGATCAACGGCAACGAATTCGCTGTTGCCGGCGGCGGCTTCTGGAACAACGGCGGCAGCAATAATAACAGTAACAATAGTGAGAACAACAGCAATAACAATTCAAACAGCGACAGTAACGCCGGTTCAACAGGCGGCGCCTGGAGCTGGGAATACAACGAAGACGGTGAAATAGAAACACAGGGTGACGTTCCTGAAGGCGAACTGCCTGAAGGCGCCGAACTCGCAGAACCTGAAGGTGGCGGCAGTGAAAGTGAAGATGCCGGCAGTGAAAGTGAAGATGCCGGCAGTGACGGTGATGGCGGGGGTAATGGCGGGAGCGACGACCCTGCACCGGAAGACGAGAGCGGCGGAGATGAATCAACATCATCAGAGCCGGAAAGTCCGGGCTCCGCAGCTGATGAAGATCAGTCCGCAGACGAAGAATAA
- a CDS encoding 5'-3' exonuclease, with translation MTQHTLIIDGMALLFRHFYATSFRNQFMYNSKDLPTNGVQGMLRHTFKLLELTKPDNVIIAWDMGSKSVRNEWYEGYKANRVAPPEEMVPQFDMIKDVMHDIGFYQDGIAGYEADDVIGTVAQHVDNLTIVSGDRDLLQLINQTNRIWLTKKGYTEYHYYDFNAFLEQYGITPEQFIDVKALMGDASDGYSGVAGIGEKTALKLIQTHGSVEGLLDNLGTLTPKMQEKINNDMESLRMSQRLAKIITDVPIKLDGLMDKSTHSLDIDHVNNVLQHHDLRVAEKYLSTLNLG, from the coding sequence TTGACACAGCACACTTTAATAATAGACGGCATGGCCCTCTTGTTCAGACACTTTTATGCGACGAGTTTCCGCAATCAGTTTATGTATAACAGTAAGGACCTTCCGACGAACGGTGTCCAGGGTATGCTGAGACATACGTTCAAACTGCTTGAACTGACAAAACCGGACAATGTGATCATTGCATGGGATATGGGTTCAAAGTCTGTCAGAAACGAATGGTACGAAGGATACAAAGCGAACCGCGTGGCACCGCCGGAAGAAATGGTGCCGCAGTTCGACATGATAAAAGATGTCATGCACGATATCGGCTTTTACCAGGACGGGATTGCCGGCTATGAAGCGGACGATGTCATCGGGACAGTCGCACAGCACGTGGACAACCTGACGATCGTGAGCGGCGACCGCGACCTGCTGCAGCTGATCAATCAGACAAACCGCATATGGCTGACGAAAAAAGGCTATACGGAATATCACTACTATGACTTTAATGCATTTTTAGAACAATACGGCATTACCCCGGAACAGTTTATCGATGTGAAGGCACTGATGGGCGATGCGAGTGACGGCTATTCAGGTGTTGCCGGCATCGGGGAGAAAACCGCATTGAAACTGATTCAGACACACGGCTCGGTCGAAGGGCTTCTGGATAATCTCGGGACACTGACACCGAAAATGCAGGAGAAGATTAACAACGATATGGAATCACTCCGCATGTCACAGCGTCTCGCGAAAATTATTACGGATGTGCCGATTAAGCTCGACGGCCTGATGGACAAAAGTACCCACAGTCTCGATATTGATCACGTTAATAATGTATTGCAGCATCACGATCTCAGAGTAGCTGAGAAGTATTTATCAACTTTAAATTTAGGGTGA
- a CDS encoding BrxA/BrxB family bacilliredoxin — protein sequence MDAYQAYMREIAEPMRQELTNYDFEELTTPEGVHDFMKNVTEDETTFVVINSVCGCAAGLARPAAVTVTNQNPVKPDRLATVFAGQERPATAAMREYIDAAPSSPSFALFKGDKLVAFTARENIENRNIEDIMMDLKADFDEYCAK from the coding sequence ATGGATGCTTATCAGGCATATATGAGAGAAATTGCAGAACCGATGAGACAGGAACTGACAAATTACGACTTTGAAGAGTTAACGACACCTGAAGGTGTGCATGACTTTATGAAGAATGTAACAGAAGATGAAACGACATTTGTCGTTATCAACAGCGTCTGCGGCTGTGCGGCGGGGCTTGCTAGACCTGCTGCAGTCACAGTAACCAACCAGAATCCGGTGAAGCCGGACCGTCTGGCAACTGTATTTGCGGGACAGGAACGTCCGGCGACGGCTGCCATGCGTGAATATATCGATGCTGCACCGTCAAGCCCGTCATTTGCCCTGTTTAAAGGAGATAAACTTGTGGCATTTACAGCACGTGAAAATATCGAAAACAGAAATATTGAAGACATTATGATGGATCTGAAAGCAGATTTTGACGAATATTGTGCAAAATAA
- a CDS encoding DUF1798 family protein, which produces MSRNASYSDYREMLEEIQRRYEQARAGYTFDFTTEIEPFLNKYKVLADQLQHIPTDDRLTETIREVMSDELMELLMSCHISRFSLKLYHEKYKYINMWVNHAGEEGLL; this is translated from the coding sequence TTGTCAAGAAATGCATCGTACAGCGATTACCGCGAAATGCTCGAGGAAATTCAGCGGCGCTATGAACAGGCAAGAGCCGGCTATACGTTTGATTTTACAACTGAAATCGAACCTTTTTTAAATAAATATAAAGTGCTCGCAGATCAGCTGCAGCACATTCCGACCGATGACCGGCTGACCGAAACAATCAGGGAAGTCATGAGCGATGAGCTGATGGAGCTGTTAATGAGCTGCCACATCTCCCGCTTCAGTTTAAAATTGTATCATGAAAAATACAAATATATTAATATGTGGGTGAATCATGCCGGTGAGGAGGGCCTCTTGTGA
- a CDS encoding ribonuclease HI family protein, with amino-acid sequence MAKIYIDAAASLTPKLACGGVIIKDGDINYEESVMLGEMDNHEAEWATLLFALKEAEKLGIKSVIVYTDSKIIVDTFDKEHVKNKIFKSYYSRVLPLTNALDMFIITHTPRKNNRGADKLAKDRLYKERKNLSSN; translated from the coding sequence ATGGCTAAAATATATATCGATGCGGCAGCGAGTTTAACACCGAAGCTCGCGTGCGGCGGGGTCATTATTAAAGACGGTGATATTAATTACGAAGAGTCTGTCATGCTCGGTGAAATGGATAATCATGAAGCGGAGTGGGCGACGCTGCTGTTTGCTTTAAAAGAAGCGGAGAAGCTCGGCATTAAATCGGTAATCGTATATACAGACTCAAAAATCATCGTCGATACATTCGATAAAGAACACGTGAAAAACAAAATTTTTAAATCATACTACAGCAGGGTACTTCCCTTAACAAACGCCCTCGATATGTTTATAATTACTCATACACCGAGGAAAAATAACCGGGGTGCAGACAAACTGGCAAAAGACCGTTTGTACAAAGAACGCAAAAATTTAAGCAGTAATTAG
- a CDS encoding dynamin family protein yields the protein MSSQGENRQTLNTLYKLKKEILKSDNDTLVSQIDHAIQKTYNEQLVFSFIGHYSAGKSSLINYLLNQDILPSSPVPTTSNTVSVQIGDKKGIQAFINQYQYAVLDNYDELKSLNTKDMDIQAITMDIKSPDYQNNTVFQDTPGVDSNTDSHEESANRFLLNSDLIFFTVEYNHVESEHNLTLLKEIAELDIPLVLIINQIDKHDDREISMDTFLNRVKRTLSNWNIEPEELFTTSIYESPYNRIDELKAFIGQKENSRDALQLSYDARITKNIEDKQLEYLRGELETLTGELQLDNTLTIERAKERIDYLNGEINKAEINAIRSDEDELKTHVKESVKKLVKDSYLFPHQVKDAITEYLKIMAGEKKAGGLFGRKKKEAAMFEDALNEVDNAIQPVIHTEINANINSFFQSLGLIGEPFKFEWDNAFLGEEKITSLNQTYITNYFDKLKSTLTKAVSDMSVRHMSKLTPEDTGEVKAQTTLSTEKALYVKAKELLELIESLDTQNYRHFYIHMDDEIDKLNLLEEITLEADEDNHVEPAESRHNEFIVNNDEAMNLSPFRTLVNLLGESPRYADYKRLINDKLTRIDNGKANISVFGGFSAGKTTFINALMGDKYLTTSPNPTTATITEINNDETSTVVYKDEADLTETLKTLSGETHDTAAGYKKWIGKNIAKVDETYKPLLAGIQDNYDKYKDELGRTVSIGTDELIGKISNDKDSTFIHKANVSLDNDMTESYTLVDSPGINSINARHTSETRDIITESDMIIYVSYYNHVFSRSDETFLQYIQSLKGKDFPIIFIINAVDLMKSEADKEKVMDYMRNALNTMHIKHVLYPVSSKRALDEGDEYFNTAQQEIMTIADRQSGNVQYKTLEETRLQLINTLKSNIRQFEDNGEEREKLLELRRSLLQDINGIKAESINEPLKQEIDIILTYLKKRLELQLYDHLKGLLTVSQMSEKHYIKNSLPIIVRNIEDFLTLETSIAFNAVYRQADQKTLQMITQFNERLALSGTPGTLSVTSVKAPEPKVHIDEEVLKPFDKMLYQNRSKTQQYRDTLLELSETLVGSIDQSELKGQMEELAENYTALLDDELKEDRQDITEALKEEPKEISRTDYDEDAALLKAVQDIAI from the coding sequence TTGTCATCTCAAGGGGAAAACAGACAGACGCTTAATACGCTGTATAAATTAAAAAAAGAAATTCTTAAATCCGATAACGATACACTCGTATCACAGATTGACCATGCCATTCAGAAAACGTACAACGAACAGCTGGTATTTTCTTTTATCGGCCATTATTCGGCGGGGAAATCGAGCCTGATCAACTATTTGTTAAATCAGGACATCCTGCCGTCATCACCGGTACCGACGACGAGCAACACCGTGTCGGTGCAGATCGGTGACAAAAAAGGGATTCAGGCGTTTATCAACCAGTACCAGTACGCGGTGCTCGATAATTACGACGAGTTGAAATCACTCAATACAAAGGATATGGATATCCAGGCGATTACGATGGACATTAAATCGCCGGACTATCAAAACAATACGGTCTTTCAGGATACGCCGGGTGTGGACTCCAATACGGACAGCCACGAAGAATCCGCCAACCGCTTTTTACTGAACAGCGATCTGATTTTCTTTACGGTGGAATACAACCACGTGGAGAGCGAGCATAACTTAACGCTGTTAAAAGAAATTGCAGAACTCGATATTCCGCTCGTGCTGATTATCAACCAGATCGATAAGCACGACGACCGTGAAATTTCGATGGACACGTTCCTGAACCGCGTAAAACGCACGCTCTCAAACTGGAACATTGAACCGGAGGAATTATTTACGACATCGATTTATGAGTCACCGTACAACCGTATCGACGAGCTGAAGGCGTTTATCGGACAAAAAGAAAACAGCCGTGATGCACTCCAGCTGTCATACGATGCACGTATTACGAAAAATATAGAAGATAAACAGCTCGAATACCTGCGCGGTGAACTCGAGACCCTGACAGGCGAGCTGCAGCTCGATAACACTCTGACAATCGAACGGGCGAAAGAGCGCATCGACTATTTAAACGGGGAAATTAACAAAGCGGAGATCAATGCGATAAGAAGCGACGAAGACGAACTGAAAACACATGTGAAGGAATCCGTGAAGAAACTCGTAAAAGACAGCTACTTATTCCCGCACCAGGTCAAAGATGCGATTACGGAATATTTAAAGATTATGGCAGGGGAGAAGAAAGCAGGCGGACTGTTCGGCAGAAAGAAAAAAGAAGCAGCGATGTTCGAGGACGCACTAAATGAGGTGGACAATGCCATCCAGCCTGTCATACATACGGAGATTAACGCAAACATCAACAGCTTCTTTCAGTCGCTCGGCCTGATCGGCGAACCGTTTAAATTTGAATGGGATAATGCGTTCCTCGGCGAAGAGAAAATCACTTCACTGAACCAGACTTATATTACGAACTACTTCGACAAGCTGAAGTCAACGCTGACTAAAGCAGTATCGGATATGAGCGTACGTCATATGAGTAAGCTGACACCGGAAGATACGGGGGAAGTGAAAGCACAGACGACGCTCAGTACAGAGAAGGCGCTCTACGTTAAAGCTAAAGAGCTGTTGGAACTCATCGAATCGCTCGATACACAGAACTACCGTCACTTCTATATTCACATGGATGACGAAATCGATAAGCTTAATCTGCTGGAAGAGATTACTTTAGAGGCAGATGAGGACAATCACGTTGAGCCGGCAGAAAGTAGACATAACGAATTTATCGTTAACAACGATGAAGCCATGAATTTATCGCCGTTCAGAACTCTGGTGAACCTGCTCGGTGAGTCACCGCGCTACGCCGATTACAAACGCCTGATTAACGATAAGCTCACGCGTATAGATAACGGCAAGGCGAACATCAGTGTGTTCGGCGGTTTCAGTGCCGGGAAGACGACATTCATTAACGCGCTGATGGGGGATAAGTACCTAACGACGAGTCCCAATCCGACGACGGCGACGATTACTGAAATCAACAATGATGAAACGAGTACTGTCGTCTATAAGGATGAAGCGGATTTAACGGAAACGCTGAAGACGCTCTCCGGGGAAACACATGACACAGCGGCCGGCTATAAGAAATGGATCGGTAAGAACATCGCAAAAGTGGACGAGACATATAAACCGCTTCTTGCCGGTATACAGGACAACTACGACAAGTACAAAGATGAGCTCGGCCGGACGGTCAGCATCGGTACGGATGAGTTAATCGGTAAAATCAGCAATGACAAAGACTCGACGTTTATTCATAAGGCGAACGTGTCACTCGATAATGACATGACAGAGTCTTATACGCTTGTCGATTCACCGGGAATCAACTCGATTAACGCACGGCATACATCGGAGACGAGAGACATTATTACAGAGAGCGATATGATTATTTACGTGTCGTACTATAACCACGTGTTCTCGCGTTCCGATGAGACATTCCTTCAGTATATCCAGTCGCTTAAAGGGAAAGACTTCCCGATCATCTTTATCATCAACGCGGTGGACTTAATGAAGTCTGAAGCGGATAAAGAGAAGGTAATGGATTATATGCGCAATGCATTAAACACGATGCACATTAAACATGTCCTGTACCCGGTATCAAGTAAGCGTGCGCTGGATGAAGGCGACGAATACTTCAATACGGCGCAGCAGGAAATAATGACGATTGCAGACCGTCAGTCGGGGAATGTACAGTATAAGACATTAGAGGAAACACGCCTGCAGCTGATCAATACACTAAAGAGCAATATCCGCCAGTTCGAAGATAACGGGGAAGAGCGTGAGAAGCTGCTTGAGTTAAGAAGAAGCCTCCTTCAGGATATAAACGGCATTAAAGCAGAAAGCATTAACGAACCGCTGAAACAGGAAATCGATATTATACTGACGTATTTGAAAAAACGTCTCGAGCTGCAATTGTACGATCACTTAAAAGGACTGTTAACAGTGTCGCAGATGAGCGAAAAGCACTATATAAAGAACAGCCTGCCGATTATAGTACGTAATATTGAAGACTTCCTGACACTGGAGACAAGCATTGCCTTTAATGCGGTATACCGTCAGGCGGACCAGAAAACGCTGCAGATGATTACACAGTTTAACGAACGTCTGGCATTGTCGGGCACACCGGGGACACTGTCGGTGACGAGTGTAAAAGCTCCGGAGCCGAAAGTGCATATAGACGAAGAAGTGCTTAAACCGTTTGATAAGATGCTGTACCAGAACCGGAGCAAAACCCAGCAGTACAGAGACACACTGCTCGAGCTTTCAGAAACACTGGTCGGGTCAATCGATCAGAGTGAATTAAAAGGACAGATGGAAGAGCTTGCCGAAAATTATACGGCGCTGCTTGATGACGAACTGAAAGAAGACCGTCAAGATATTACAGAGGCGCTGAAAGAAGAACCGAAGGAAATATCACGCACGGACTACGACGAAGATGCCGCACTGTTAAAAGCAGTGCAGGACATCGCTATATAA
- the recU gene encoding Holliday junction resolvase RecU, producing the protein MKYPQGVKKNQVTSKQAGREINYGQRGMTLEKDLDKTNQFYLDTKRAIIHKKPTPVQIVNVDYPSRKKAKITEAYFKVPSTSDYNGLYKGRYIDFEAKETRNKTRFPFINIHAHQVEHMRACHNHGGIVFIIVKFTVHDEVYLYPFEHFIKHWDDFLGSGRKSIPYTDIKRESILLPIKYNPRYDYLAAVDEFYFE; encoded by the coding sequence ATGAAGTACCCGCAGGGCGTCAAAAAAAACCAGGTAACGTCAAAACAGGCCGGCAGGGAAATTAATTACGGCCAGCGCGGCATGACACTGGAGAAAGATCTCGATAAGACAAATCAGTTTTATCTGGATACAAAACGGGCAATTATTCATAAGAAGCCCACTCCGGTACAGATTGTCAACGTCGATTACCCGTCACGGAAAAAAGCTAAAATTACGGAAGCATACTTTAAAGTGCCGTCAACAAGTGACTATAATGGATTATATAAAGGCAGATACATCGATTTTGAGGCGAAAGAAACACGGAACAAAACACGCTTCCCTTTTATAAACATTCATGCCCATCAGGTCGAACATATGCGTGCCTGTCATAATCACGGCGGCATTGTGTTTATCATCGTTAAGTTTACCGTTCACGATGAAGTCTACCTTTATCCGTTTGAACATTTCATTAAACACTGGGACGATTTTTTGGGCAGCGGCAGAAAGTCCATTCCTTATACCGACATTAAACGGGAGAGTATTTTACTACCAATCAAATACAATCCGCGTTATGATTATTTAGCTGCAGTTGACGAATTTTATTTTGAATAG
- a CDS encoding SLOG family protein yields MRVFITGYRHYELGIFKDSQPEVKVLRDFLRQRIISLAEEGAEWFIIQGYTGIELYAANEIIDLKEEYDIKLGVLKPFHNFDDRYNESDKINLNNILAHADFHQFIFEREYSDPGMFKAINRFVTANTDYGLIVYDSETETNLKYIYSLMLELSEKSHYNIERIQFDDINDFINDRYDS; encoded by the coding sequence GTGAGAGTATTCATTACAGGATACCGTCATTACGAGCTCGGCATCTTTAAAGACTCACAGCCTGAAGTTAAAGTGCTCCGCGATTTCCTGCGTCAGCGGATAATCAGTCTCGCTGAAGAGGGGGCGGAGTGGTTTATCATCCAGGGCTATACGGGCATAGAACTGTATGCGGCGAATGAAATTATCGACCTGAAAGAGGAGTACGATATTAAGCTCGGCGTCTTAAAACCGTTCCATAATTTTGATGACCGGTATAACGAGTCCGATAAAATCAACTTAAACAATATACTCGCACATGCCGACTTTCATCAGTTTATATTTGAAAGGGAGTACAGCGATCCGGGAATGTTTAAGGCGATTAACCGGTTCGTCACTGCGAATACCGACTACGGGCTGATCGTCTACGACAGCGAGACGGAAACAAATTTAAAATATATATACAGTCTAATGCTTGAATTAAGTGAGAAAAGTCATTATAATATTGAAAGAATACAATTTGATGATATTAATGATTTCATTAATGACAGATATGATAGTTAA
- a CDS encoding zinc-finger domain-containing protein — protein sequence MDTTVLDKINHLERTYCSGCLLKEVNRTEGSKSSAHSFCITECSVGIEMKMYGNKL from the coding sequence ATGGATACGACAGTCCTTGATAAAATTAACCATCTCGAACGCACTTACTGCAGCGGATGCCTGTTAAAAGAAGTCAACCGGACCGAAGGGTCGAAATCAAGTGCACATTCATTCTGCATTACGGAATGTTCCGTAGGCATCGAGATGAAAATGTACGGCAACAAATTATAA
- a CDS encoding THUMP domain-containing class I SAM-dependent RNA methyltransferase: MNFKFIVNTPMGLERVVSDEIKSLGLDTTLENGRVYFEGDERTIVETNLKLRTVDRIRIVLGDFTVKTFDELFEAVKALPLSDILGPNAEFPVTGRSHKSTLYSVPDVQRITKKAIVEHLKDAFSMTGKLPEDGPRYKIDINILKDRAVLTVDTSGDALHKRGYRLAQGDAPIKETLAASMLKLANYTGDNTLYDPFTGSGTIALEAAMIARNIAPGSNRSFDSESWDIIPEELWTEVRTQCENEADYDKEVKIYATDIQHDMIDIALKNAEEVGLDADIEFSTLDVHDLNDIDKNAQIVTNPPYGERIGEAKAVESMYGKIGQLMEDNPTLNVYLMTSNKEFEEIVGKKATKRRKLFNGYIETTFYQYWGVKE; encoded by the coding sequence ATGAACTTTAAATTTATAGTCAACACACCGATGGGACTTGAACGTGTCGTATCGGATGAAATCAAATCGCTCGGCCTGGACACGACACTTGAAAACGGCCGCGTCTACTTCGAAGGTGACGAACGCACAATCGTGGAAACTAACTTGAAACTCCGTACAGTTGACCGTATCAGAATCGTCCTCGGCGACTTCACAGTCAAAACGTTCGACGAGCTGTTTGAAGCGGTGAAAGCATTGCCGCTGTCTGATATTCTCGGACCGAATGCAGAGTTCCCGGTAACAGGACGCTCCCACAAATCGACACTGTACAGCGTGCCTGACGTGCAGCGCATTACGAAAAAGGCCATCGTCGAACATTTAAAAGATGCCTTCAGCATGACGGGGAAACTGCCTGAAGACGGCCCCCGCTACAAAATCGATATTAACATTTTAAAAGACAGAGCAGTGCTCACTGTGGACACGAGCGGCGACGCACTCCACAAACGCGGCTACCGCCTCGCACAGGGGGATGCACCGATTAAGGAAACACTGGCGGCCTCGATGCTGAAGCTTGCGAACTATACAGGCGACAATACGCTGTATGATCCGTTCACGGGATCCGGCACGATTGCACTGGAAGCGGCGATGATTGCCCGTAATATCGCTCCGGGTTCAAACCGTTCATTCGACAGTGAATCATGGGATATTATTCCGGAAGAATTATGGACGGAAGTCCGTACACAGTGTGAGAACGAAGCGGATTACGATAAGGAAGTTAAAATTTACGCGACGGATATCCAGCATGACATGATCGACATCGCACTTAAAAATGCGGAGGAAGTCGGGCTTGATGCGGATATCGAATTCAGCACGCTCGATGTGCACGACTTAAACGATATCGACAAAAATGCACAGATTGTCACGAACCCGCCATACGGTGAACGTATCGGTGAAGCGAAAGCAGTCGAATCAATGTACGGTAAAATCGGACAGCTGATGGAAGATAACCCGACACTGAACGTGTATTTAATGACATCGAATAAAGAGTTTGAGGAAATCGTCGGCAAAAAAGCTACGAAACGCAGAAAGCTGTTTAACGGCTATATCGAAACGACGTTCTACCAATACTGGGGAGTGAAAGAATAG
- the gpsB gene encoding cell division regulator GpsB: MSDYTLKLSAKDIFEKEFEKSLRGFKPIEVDSFLDDVISDYQKMADMNNNIKKLEEENARLKKEVEDLRIRVATNTRTQGGSGQSQQIDILKRLSSLEKQVFGSAKKQ, from the coding sequence ATGAGTGACTATACGCTTAAGCTGTCTGCAAAAGATATATTCGAAAAGGAATTCGAAAAATCACTAAGAGGTTTTAAACCGATAGAAGTAGATAGTTTTCTTGACGATGTTATCAGTGATTATCAGAAGATGGCAGACATGAACAACAACATTAAAAAGCTTGAAGAAGAAAATGCACGTTTAAAAAAGGAAGTTGAAGATCTCCGTATCCGTGTCGCGACGAACACACGCACACAGGGCGGCAGCGGACAGAGCCAGCAGATAGACATTTTAAAACGTCTGTCCAGTCTCGAGAAGCAGGTTTTCGGCAGTGCAAAGAAGCAGTAA